The Linepithema humile isolate Giens D197 chromosome 2, Lhum_UNIL_v1.0, whole genome shotgun sequence genome has a segment encoding these proteins:
- the LOC105677495 gene encoding GILT-like protein 1 isoform X2, with protein MGLGRRLVIILVVGLLLWQTSKIWLAFLEDGAATQDGQAETALSQKNDSVREKVHVAVYYEALCPDSRSFIIRQLGPMYRTLSANVEIELIPFGKGGMRKTNDGYVFKCQHGPIECKANIIHACSIDVIEDPSIRLQFVTCMIENNIDPVGIMNTCAERITVNLESIKKCSNTQRGKELLAKYGQMTYSLVPQVYFIPTVTLNKMAVCEHFKVIPKECGL; from the exons ATGGGGTTAGGGAGGCGACTCGTAATCATCCTCGTCGTCGGTCTGCTGCTCTGGCAGACTTCAAAGATCTGGCTGGCATTCCTAGAAGACGGCGCCGCCACGCAAG ATGGACAAGCGGAGACAGCGTTGAGTCAGAAGAATGATTCGGTCCGAGAGAAAGTACACGTGGCCGTGTATTACGAAGCACTATGCCCGGATTCGCGTAGTTTTATTATACGGCAATTAGGACCGATGTACCGAACACTTTCGGCGAATGTGGAAATTGAATTGATACCGTTTGGAAAGGGCGGG ATGAGGAAAACAAACGATGGGTACGTATTCAAGTGTCAGCACGGACCGATCGAGTGTAAGGCGAATATCATACACGCATGTTCCATCGATGTCATCGAGGACCCATCGATACGACTACAATTTGTGACCTGCATGATCGAGAATAACATTGATCCGGTAGGGATAATGAATACCTGTGCCGAGCGCATAACCGTGAATCTGGAGTCTATCAAGAAATGTTCGAACACGCAAAGGGGAAAGGAACTCTTGGCCAAGTATGGGCAGATGACGTACTCGCTTGTGCCACAAGTGTATTTTATACCAACAGTTACCCTCAACAAG ATGGCGGTGTGCGAGCACTTCAAAGTTATACCAAAAGAATGCGGATTGTGA
- the LOC105677495 gene encoding GILT-like protein 1 isoform X1 translates to MGLGRRLVIILVVGLLLWQTSKIWLAFLEDGAATQDGQAETALSQKNDSVREKVHVAVYYEALCPDSRSFIIRQLGPMYRTLSANVEIELIPFGKGGMRKTNDGYVFKCQHGPIECKANIIHACSIDVIEDPSIRLQFVTCMIENNIDPVGIMNTCAERITVNLESIKKCSNTQRGKELLAKYGQMTYSLVPQVYFIPTVTLNKSSMYQTKILKHLQMAVCEHFKVIPKECGL, encoded by the exons ATGGGGTTAGGGAGGCGACTCGTAATCATCCTCGTCGTCGGTCTGCTGCTCTGGCAGACTTCAAAGATCTGGCTGGCATTCCTAGAAGACGGCGCCGCCACGCAAG ATGGACAAGCGGAGACAGCGTTGAGTCAGAAGAATGATTCGGTCCGAGAGAAAGTACACGTGGCCGTGTATTACGAAGCACTATGCCCGGATTCGCGTAGTTTTATTATACGGCAATTAGGACCGATGTACCGAACACTTTCGGCGAATGTGGAAATTGAATTGATACCGTTTGGAAAGGGCGGG ATGAGGAAAACAAACGATGGGTACGTATTCAAGTGTCAGCACGGACCGATCGAGTGTAAGGCGAATATCATACACGCATGTTCCATCGATGTCATCGAGGACCCATCGATACGACTACAATTTGTGACCTGCATGATCGAGAATAACATTGATCCGGTAGGGATAATGAATACCTGTGCCGAGCGCATAACCGTGAATCTGGAGTCTATCAAGAAATGTTCGAACACGCAAAGGGGAAAGGAACTCTTGGCCAAGTATGGGCAGATGACGTACTCGCTTGTGCCACAAGTGTATTTTATACCAACAGTTACCCTCAACAAG AGTTCCATGTATCAGACAAAAATACTGAAACACTTGCAGATGGCGGTGTGCGAGCACTTCAAAGTTATACCAAAAGAATGCGGATTGTGA
- the Polr1C gene encoding DNA-directed RNA polymerases I and III subunit RPAC1, with product MKKGSWFMRECEIIKEIPDDSDKSTTLERLIKELKIEIIREEDRELEFDIIGCHTSIVNAYRRILLSEVPSMAIEQVYIVNNTSLLQDEVLAHRLGLIPLQADARLFEYPPNDGKADDEVSDQDTLRYELKATCTVNPQAPKNSHLPEDMYRNSKVYSKDIKWVPIGRQADMFPRGAEQMGVLENDILICKMRPGHEIHAFMHAVKGIGKDHAKFSPVATASYRLMPAIRLTKSVRDKDADLLQSCFSPGVIEVIEQETNSGQKYREARVKNARYDSCARNVYRYDQLKNCVELSRVKNHFIFTIESVGTLSSAVLFTEAVKVLKNKCRTFLAELDRTGK from the exons atGAAAAAGGGATCATGGTTTATGCGAGAATGCGAAATT atcAAGGAAATTCCGGACGACTCGGACAAATCAACAACGCTAGAAAGacttataaaa gAATTGAAGATAGAAATAATACGAGAAGAGGATAGAGAGCTagaatttgatataattggCTGTCACACTTCAATAGTCAACGCGTACCGCAGAATACTCCTGAGTGAAGTGCCAAGTATGGCTATTGAGCAGGTTTATATTGTGAACAACACTAGTCTATTGCAGGATGAAGTACTTGCGCATAG atTGGGCCTTATACCTCTTCAGGCAGATGCTCGACTTTTTGAATATCCTCCTAATGATGGAAAAGCAGATGACGAGGTTAGTGATCAAGACACTCTAAGATATGAACTCAAAGCTACATGTACTGTAAATCCACAAGCGCCAAAAAACTCCCATCTTCCAGAGGACATGTATAGAAATAGCAAAG tttatagtaaagatattaaatgGGTACCTATAGGCCGGCAGGCAGATATGTTTCCACGTGGAGCAGAACAGATGGGCGTGCTAGAGAATGATATATTGATATGTAAAATGCGTCCAGGTCATGAGATCCATGCGTTTATGCATGCTGTTAAGGGCATCGGCAAAGATCACGCCAAATTTTCTCCCGTGG CCACTGCATCTTATCGCCTCATGCCAGCCATTCGGTTGACCAAATCTGTAAGGGACAAGGACGCAGATCTTCTACAAAGTTGCTTCAGTCCGGGCGTGATAGAAGTGATAGAACAAGAAACAAACTCGGGACAGAAGTACCGAGAAGCGCGTGTAAAGAATGCTCGTTATGACAGCTGTGCCAGAAATGTCTATCGTTACGATCAATTGAAGAATTGTGTGGAGCTAAGTCgtgtaaaaaatcattttatct TCACTATAGAATCTGTGGGAACGTTATCTTCAGCAGTATTATTCACAGAAGCTGTTAAAGTgcttaaaaacaaatgcagaACATTTCTCGCAGAACTGGACCGCactggaaaataa
- the LOC105677526 gene encoding uncharacterized protein isoform X2, whose protein sequence is MVELDEYKERVRQIREYAIDHNITEAQTSEIFQACFRQLEAKYSKKSNRSRRPLRLVLFFVFISIVAVLLHLCSQKWLNDIFVRISQNSIYPVLYVLRKVAIPVISLYPSLSDLYDEWCLIENPYFYVSDMDCWPCTAVHSVPDLTGHSISRSFNIGIPYTRAENNTKVKMKDLVDTYWSNKDIFDEDARRISSNNETLRTIRDVMDNRLDVYPTNLLTTHISWRINRMKPNRILRKLFPKPAETPDWWSQSIEKYIFIDESRSPPYLLIPSAVIS, encoded by the exons ATGGTCGAGCTGGATGAATACAAAGAACGTGTGCGACAGATCAGAGAATATGCGATCGATCATAATATCACGGAAGCACAAACGTCGGAAATATTTCAAGCTTGTTTTCGGCAATTAGAGGCAAAGTATTCGAAGAAATCAAATAGATCACGAAGACCATTGCGACTTGTCCTTTTCTTCGTTTTCATCTCGATCGTTGCtgtattgttacatttatgcAGCCAAAAATggttaaatgatatatttgtcAGAATCTCACAAAATTCCATTTATCCCGTTTTATATGTACTTCGGAAAGTGGCTATACCTGTCATCAGCCTATATCCATCTTTATCtg atttatatGATGAATGGTGCTTGATAGAAAATCCATATTTCTATGTTAGCGACATGGATTGCTGGCCCTGTACTGCCGTCCATTCCGTCCCAGATTTGACTGGTCACAGTATCAGTAGATCTTTCAATATCGGTATACCATATACTAGAGCGGAGAATAATACTAAAGTGAAAATGAAAGATCTAGTTGACACATATTGGAGCAACAAAGATATCTTTGATGAAGATGCTAGAAGAATTTCTTCCAATAATGAGACTTTAAG AACTATTCGTGATGTCATGGATAATAGATTGGATGTATATCCAACTAATTTGCTTACTACACACATATCTTGGAGAATAAACCGTATGAAGCCTAACAGGATACTTCGAAAGTTATTTCCAAAACCGGCCGAAACTCCGGATTGGTGGAGTCAGAGCATAGaaaagtacatttttattgatgaaTCAAGATCACCTCCTTATCT ccTAATCCCGAGTGCAGTAATATCGTGA
- the LOC105677526 gene encoding uncharacterized protein isoform X1 has protein sequence MVELDEYKERVRQIREYAIDHNITEAQTSEIFQACFRQLEAKYSKKSNRSRRPLRLVLFFVFISIVAVLLHLCSQKWLNDIFVRISQNSIYPVLYVLRKVAIPVISLYPSLSDLYDEWCLIENPYFYVSDMDCWPCTAVHSVPDLTGHSISRSFNIGIPYTRAENNTKVKMKDLVDTYWSNKDIFDEDARRISSNNETLRTIRDVMDNRLDVYPTNLLTTHISWRINRMKPNRILRKLFPKPAETPDWWSQSIEKYIFIDESRSPPYLLPNPECSNIVIRCAAGARLIKMIPSSECIQHCRSLTILLSAGHTLWYNWWYWRPVSLPVYNATDLFIGYLTSLC, from the exons ATGGTCGAGCTGGATGAATACAAAGAACGTGTGCGACAGATCAGAGAATATGCGATCGATCATAATATCACGGAAGCACAAACGTCGGAAATATTTCAAGCTTGTTTTCGGCAATTAGAGGCAAAGTATTCGAAGAAATCAAATAGATCACGAAGACCATTGCGACTTGTCCTTTTCTTCGTTTTCATCTCGATCGTTGCtgtattgttacatttatgcAGCCAAAAATggttaaatgatatatttgtcAGAATCTCACAAAATTCCATTTATCCCGTTTTATATGTACTTCGGAAAGTGGCTATACCTGTCATCAGCCTATATCCATCTTTATCtg atttatatGATGAATGGTGCTTGATAGAAAATCCATATTTCTATGTTAGCGACATGGATTGCTGGCCCTGTACTGCCGTCCATTCCGTCCCAGATTTGACTGGTCACAGTATCAGTAGATCTTTCAATATCGGTATACCATATACTAGAGCGGAGAATAATACTAAAGTGAAAATGAAAGATCTAGTTGACACATATTGGAGCAACAAAGATATCTTTGATGAAGATGCTAGAAGAATTTCTTCCAATAATGAGACTTTAAG AACTATTCGTGATGTCATGGATAATAGATTGGATGTATATCCAACTAATTTGCTTACTACACACATATCTTGGAGAATAAACCGTATGAAGCCTAACAGGATACTTCGAAAGTTATTTCCAAAACCGGCCGAAACTCCGGATTGGTGGAGTCAGAGCATAGaaaagtacatttttattgatgaaTCAAGATCACCTCCTTATCTGTTG ccTAATCCCGAGTGCAGTAATATCGTGATACGGTGCGCGGCTGGTGCGAGgttgataaaaatgataccGAGCTCAGAGTGCATTCAACATTGTAGATCCTTGACCATTTTATTGTCCGCTGGACATACTT tatggTACAATTGGTGGTATTGGAGACCTGTGAGTCTGCCAGTGTACAATGCTACTGATCTCTTTATCGGTTACCTAACTTCACTTTGTTAG
- the stas gene encoding transmembrane protein 41 homolog isoform X1, with protein MTECISQMMCEKALHNTKDTNGETSTRRAVLTVGLIFVASLIALFYVYMSFPELEEDEKRHMKLPFHIEDAKNLGKLLERYKDLYYFQVLAGLFVTYIFLQTFAIPGSIFLSILSGFLFRFPIALLLVCTCSAIGATLCYLLSSLLGRRLLYRYFPEKANEWTVTVVKHRDNLLYYMLFLRMTPLLPNWFINLASPVIGVPMMPFTIGTFLGVAPPSIVAIQAGQTLHKLTSSSDAWSWNSIITLCVLALLSLLPVLYKQKLKQKFE; from the exons ATGACAGAATGCATTTCTCAAATGATGTGCGAAAAAGCGT TACACAATACCAAAGATACCAATGGTGAAACTTCTACAAGAAGAGCGGTATTAACCGTTGGACTCATCTTCGTAGCCTCACTGATTGCattgttttatgtatatatgagtTTTCCAGAGTTGGAAGA AGATGAAAAACGGCATATGAAATTACCGTTTCACATAGAAGATGCCAAGAATCTAGGAAAATTGCTGGAAAGGTACAaggatctgtattattttcaagtgCTAGCTGGGCTCTTCGTCACTTACATCTT TCTACAAACGTTCGCCATTCCCGGCTCCATTTTTCTCTCGATTCTGTCGGGATTTTTATTCCGCTTTCCGATCGCGTTGCTACTAGTGTGCACATGCAGCGCGATCGGCGCCACTCTATGCTACCTGTTGTCCTCATTGTTGGGCAGGCGGCTGCTGTATCGATATTTCCCAGAGAAGGCGAATGAGTGGACCGTCACCGTAGTCAAGCATCGCGACAATCTGCTATACTACATGCTGTTCCTCAGGATGACGCCACTACTGCCAAACTGGTTCATCAATCTTGCCAGTCCGGTAATCGGCGTGCCGATGATGCCGTTTACCATCGGCACCTTCCTCGGTGTTGCACCGCCTTCTATCGTCGCTATACAGGCGGGTCAAACATTGCACAAGCTCACCTCGTCGAGCGACGCGTGGTCGTGGAATAGCATAATCACACTGTGTGTGCTTGCGCTGCTCTCTCTGTTACCTGTACTATATAAGCAAAAGCTCAAGCAGAAGTTCGAGTAA
- the stas gene encoding transmembrane protein 41 homolog isoform X2, which produces MSSKINAKSVHNTKDTNGETSTRRAVLTVGLIFVASLIALFYVYMSFPELEEDEKRHMKLPFHIEDAKNLGKLLERYKDLYYFQVLAGLFVTYIFLQTFAIPGSIFLSILSGFLFRFPIALLLVCTCSAIGATLCYLLSSLLGRRLLYRYFPEKANEWTVTVVKHRDNLLYYMLFLRMTPLLPNWFINLASPVIGVPMMPFTIGTFLGVAPPSIVAIQAGQTLHKLTSSSDAWSWNSIITLCVLALLSLLPVLYKQKLKQKFE; this is translated from the exons ATGAGTTCGAAGATCAACGCGAAATCAG TACACAATACCAAAGATACCAATGGTGAAACTTCTACAAGAAGAGCGGTATTAACCGTTGGACTCATCTTCGTAGCCTCACTGATTGCattgttttatgtatatatgagtTTTCCAGAGTTGGAAGA AGATGAAAAACGGCATATGAAATTACCGTTTCACATAGAAGATGCCAAGAATCTAGGAAAATTGCTGGAAAGGTACAaggatctgtattattttcaagtgCTAGCTGGGCTCTTCGTCACTTACATCTT TCTACAAACGTTCGCCATTCCCGGCTCCATTTTTCTCTCGATTCTGTCGGGATTTTTATTCCGCTTTCCGATCGCGTTGCTACTAGTGTGCACATGCAGCGCGATCGGCGCCACTCTATGCTACCTGTTGTCCTCATTGTTGGGCAGGCGGCTGCTGTATCGATATTTCCCAGAGAAGGCGAATGAGTGGACCGTCACCGTAGTCAAGCATCGCGACAATCTGCTATACTACATGCTGTTCCTCAGGATGACGCCACTACTGCCAAACTGGTTCATCAATCTTGCCAGTCCGGTAATCGGCGTGCCGATGATGCCGTTTACCATCGGCACCTTCCTCGGTGTTGCACCGCCTTCTATCGTCGCTATACAGGCGGGTCAAACATTGCACAAGCTCACCTCGTCGAGCGACGCGTGGTCGTGGAATAGCATAATCACACTGTGTGTGCTTGCGCTGCTCTCTCTGTTACCTGTACTATATAAGCAAAAGCTCAAGCAGAAGTTCGAGTAA